Genomic DNA from Mesorhizobium sp. J428:
CTAGCGCCGGAGAGCCCTAATGGCCGCGAGATCGTTTCGGATGGTCGTGGCGGCCACGGCCGCTTGGCCCATCGCATGGCTAATTTGATCCAGCCCAGAAACAACGTCGCCGGCCGCGTAAAGCCCGCGGATGCTGGTTCTTTGATGACGGTCAATCACTGGACAGCCATCGCCTGTCGCCTGCGCGCCGATAGCTAACGCTAGCTCCGATCGGATAGTCGTCCCGAGCGCCGGATATATGCTGGCGAATGCTACAGATCTTGCAGGTAGTTTCACCTGGATGGTTCCGGAATGCAGTGAGAATTCCAGACACGGCCCTTGAAGGAGGTCGATCTCCGCAGATTGGATCCGCGCGCGTTCGCTTCGTCAAAATCATGATCGCCCTCTGGGGAAATCAAGCTCACCTTGTCCGTATAGCTCCGCAAAAACTCCGCTTCTGCCAGGCCAGATTCGCCCGTACCCAATCACGGCGACCGGGCGATCGGTCACCTCGTGAGCCGTCACATATCGGACAATAGCGCAGCAGCCCGCTTGCGACAGCTTCGTCATGCTGCCCGCCGGGCATCTCTCAGGC
This window encodes:
- a CDS encoding FAD-dependent oxidoreductase is translated as MKLPARSVAFASIYPALGTTIRSELALAIGAQATGDGCPVIDRHQRTSIRGLYAAGDVVSGLDQISHAMGQAAVAATTIRNDLAAIRALRR